One Pseudomonas ekonensis DNA window includes the following coding sequences:
- the yihA gene encoding ribosome biogenesis GTP-binding protein YihA/YsxC yields the protein MQLKNPILGLCQQSTFMLSAAKVDQCPSDQGYEVAFAGRSNAGKSSALNTLTHASLARTSKTPGRTQLLNFFKLDDERRLVDLPGYGYAKVPIPLKQHWQRHLEAYLGGRESLMGVILLMDIRHPMTDFDRLMLDWAVAAGMPMHILLTKADKLTYGAAKNTLLKVQSEIRKGWGDTVSIQLFSAPKRMGLEEAYTVLADWMELADKGAEAAAE from the coding sequence ATGCAGCTCAAGAACCCCATCCTCGGCCTGTGCCAACAGTCCACCTTCATGCTCAGCGCCGCCAAAGTCGATCAATGCCCCAGCGACCAGGGCTACGAAGTGGCCTTCGCCGGCCGCTCCAACGCCGGCAAGTCCAGCGCGCTGAACACCCTGACCCACGCCAGCCTGGCGCGCACCTCGAAAACCCCGGGCCGCACGCAGCTGTTGAATTTCTTCAAGCTAGACGATGAACGCCGTCTGGTCGACCTGCCGGGCTACGGTTATGCGAAAGTGCCGATCCCGCTCAAGCAGCACTGGCAGCGTCACCTCGAGGCTTACCTGGGCGGTCGCGAGAGTCTGATGGGGGTGATCCTGCTGATGGACATCCGTCACCCGATGACCGATTTCGACCGGCTGATGCTCGACTGGGCCGTCGCCGCCGGCATGCCGATGCACATCCTGCTGACCAAGGCGGACAAGCTGACCTACGGCGCCGCCAAGAACACGCTGCTCAAGGTGCAGTCGGAGATCCGCAAGGGGTGGGGCGACACGGTCTCGATCCAGCTGTTCTCCGCGCCCAAGCGCATGGGCCTGGAAGAGGCCTACACCGTGCTGGCGGACTGGATGGAGCTGGCGGACAAAGGCGCCGAAGCGGCGGCCGAGTAA
- a CDS encoding c-type cytochrome: protein MTKWLLAAGLLMPLHSIQAAQDPEAVYNRVCSACHSGQLPTAPRMGDREAWTPRLAKGMETLVQHVTQGFKAMPPRGLCMDCSAEDYRAIILWMSESKPGP from the coding sequence ATGACGAAATGGCTGCTGGCTGCCGGGCTCCTGATGCCGCTTCACAGCATTCAGGCCGCACAGGATCCGGAAGCCGTGTACAACCGTGTCTGTAGTGCCTGTCATTCCGGCCAGCTCCCTACGGCGCCCCGCATGGGCGACCGGGAAGCCTGGACGCCGAGATTGGCCAAGGGCATGGAGACGCTGGTGCAACACGTGACCCAGGGTTTCAAGGCGATGCCGCCGCGTGGTTTGTGCATGGACTGCAGTGCCGAGGATTACCGAGCCATCATCCTCTGGATGAGCGAGAGTAAGCCCGGTCCATAA
- a CDS encoding c-type cytochrome, whose amino-acid sequence MNKLIVSLLLTVGISGFAHAAGDAAAGQAKAAVCGACHGPDGNSMAPNFPKLAGQGERYLTKQLHDIKSGKRTVLEMTGLLTNLSDQDLSDIAAYFASQKGSVGAADPKIVARGEALFRGGNLEKGLPACTGCHSPNGAGNAAAGFPHLGGQHAQYVAKQLTDFRKEEAGRTNDGDAMTMRTIARKLSDEDIAAVSSYIQGLH is encoded by the coding sequence ATGAACAAACTGATCGTGAGTCTGCTGTTGACCGTGGGAATCTCAGGCTTCGCCCATGCTGCAGGCGATGCCGCCGCCGGCCAGGCCAAAGCCGCCGTATGCGGTGCCTGCCATGGCCCGGATGGCAACAGCATGGCGCCAAACTTTCCGAAACTGGCGGGCCAGGGCGAACGCTACCTGACCAAGCAACTGCACGACATCAAGTCGGGCAAGCGCACCGTCCTGGAAATGACCGGCCTGCTGACCAACCTGAGCGATCAGGACCTTTCCGACATCGCCGCCTACTTCGCCAGCCAGAAAGGCAGCGTCGGCGCCGCCGATCCCAAGATCGTGGCCCGCGGCGAAGCCCTGTTCCGTGGCGGCAACCTCGAAAAAGGCCTGCCGGCCTGCACCGGCTGCCACTCCCCGAACGGCGCCGGCAACGCGGCCGCCGGGTTCCCGCACCTGGGTGGCCAGCACGCCCAGTACGTCGCCAAGCAGTTGACCGATTTCCGCAAGGAAGAAGCCGGACGCACCAACGACGGCGACGCCATGACCATGCGCACCATCGCCCGCAAGCTGAGCGACGAAGACATCGCCGCCGTCTCCAGCTACATTCAAGGCCTGCACTGA
- a CDS encoding thiol:disulfide interchange protein DsbA/DsbL: MRNLIISAALVAASLFGVTAQAAEAPAAPYVELSNPVPVAVPGKIEVVELFWYGCPHCYAFEPVINPWVEKLPADVNFVRIPAMFGGPWDAHGQMFLTLEAMGVEHNVHAAVFNAIQKEHKKLTDKNDMADFLATQGVDKDKFLATFDSFAIKGQIVKARELAKKYEISGVPTMIVNGKYRFDIGSAGGAEQALQLADQLVAKERASNKAAAN; encoded by the coding sequence ATGCGTAATCTGATCATCAGCGCCGCCCTCGTCGCTGCCAGCCTGTTCGGCGTGACCGCCCAGGCCGCCGAGGCCCCTGCCGCCCCTTACGTCGAACTGAGCAATCCGGTGCCGGTCGCCGTGCCCGGCAAGATCGAAGTGGTGGAGCTGTTCTGGTACGGCTGCCCGCATTGCTACGCGTTCGAGCCGGTGATCAACCCCTGGGTCGAGAAGCTGCCGGCCGACGTCAACTTCGTGCGCATCCCGGCCATGTTCGGCGGCCCGTGGGACGCCCACGGCCAGATGTTCCTGACCCTGGAAGCCATGGGCGTCGAGCACAACGTCCACGCCGCCGTGTTCAACGCCATCCAGAAGGAACACAAGAAGCTGACCGACAAGAACGACATGGCCGACTTCCTCGCCACCCAGGGCGTGGACAAGGACAAGTTCCTCGCCACCTTCGACTCGTTCGCCATCAAGGGCCAGATCGTCAAGGCCCGCGAGCTGGCCAAGAAGTATGAGATCTCCGGCGTTCCGACCATGATCGTCAACGGCAAGTACCGCTTCGACATCGGCTCGGCCGGCGGCGCCGAGCAGGCACTGCAGCTGGCTGACCAACTGGTGGCCAAGGAGCGGGCGTCCAACAAGGCCGCCGCCAACTAA
- a CDS encoding endonuclease/exonuclease/phosphatase family protein, which yields MRRWRAERLVGLHDPQVNEHHLESTGLPADSRLRLLSFNIQVGISTERYRHYLTRSWQHLLPHTGRSGNLQKIGSLLGDFDLVALQEADGGSLRSGYVNQVEHLAQLGAFPYWYQQLNRNLGRLAQHSNGVLSRLRPWAIEDHPLPGPKGRGAILLRFGEGAEALVVVMMHLALGPRARTLQLAYIRDLIGDYKHQVLMGDMNTHASDLLQHSPLRDLGLLAPQLEATFPSWRPQRCLDHILLSPTLTLEKVEVLPQPISDHLPVAVEIRLPGSLTADALPALSPALRGSPE from the coding sequence ATGCGCCGCTGGAGAGCCGAACGCCTCGTCGGCCTGCATGATCCGCAGGTCAACGAGCATCACCTGGAGTCCACGGGCCTGCCCGCAGACAGCCGTCTGCGCTTGCTCAGCTTCAACATCCAGGTCGGCATCTCCACCGAGCGCTACCGGCACTACCTGACCCGCAGCTGGCAGCACCTGCTGCCGCACACCGGGCGCTCCGGCAACCTGCAGAAGATCGGCAGCCTGCTCGGCGATTTCGACCTGGTGGCCCTGCAGGAAGCCGACGGCGGCAGCCTGCGGTCGGGCTACGTCAATCAGGTCGAGCACCTCGCCCAGCTCGGCGCCTTCCCTTACTGGTACCAACAGCTCAACCGCAACCTCGGCCGCCTGGCCCAGCACAGCAATGGCGTGCTCAGCCGCCTGCGGCCGTGGGCGATCGAAGACCATCCGCTGCCGGGCCCCAAGGGCCGCGGCGCCATCCTGCTGCGCTTCGGCGAAGGCGCGGAGGCGCTGGTGGTGGTGATGATGCACCTGGCCCTCGGTCCCCGCGCACGCACGCTGCAACTGGCGTACATCCGCGACCTGATCGGCGACTACAAGCACCAGGTGCTGATGGGCGACATGAACACCCACGCCAGCGACCTGCTGCAGCACTCTCCGCTGCGCGACCTCGGCCTGCTGGCCCCGCAGCTCGAAGCGACATTCCCCAGCTGGCGCCCCCAGCGCTGCCTGGACCATATCCTGCTCAGCCCGACCCTGACCCTGGAAAAGGTCGAAGTGCTGCCGCAACCGATTTCCGATCACCTGCCGGTCGCGGTAGAGATTCGTCTGCCGGGTTCGCTCACGGCCGATGCATTGCCCGCGTTGAGTCCTGCCCTTCGCGGAAGCCCTGAATGA
- a CDS encoding GGDEF domain-containing protein: MSDEAQRWKEKYLKSIEQQEKLERRWDARLDLLRRGLVRSTLAAEGTDRVVDQCMKEMRDVVRTDDMDAGLAALLPRLEKAVLDSEQRRETRINQVSTALNALVTQLQALPLPREVARPLKKFAKQLDDRVGQAREMPLLLSELSGLQGKALSQLETPAEPGRPGLLQRLFGNRDNDEQPEPAPPMPAAPAAEHTEPPHAPPADLRQETAPSAVAEPEETAPAGHLPGASLATEAAAPAPLPSPASLPEPEPEPEPEVFAFTSQAPVAERTPQDPVATVIEAAPPEPVPVPVAPAPAPAPVAVNPDELIHPGENTAAMILDSLPLPEPIALALAAIDPEQAEHDILYALPDSPEPSYSSVARHIEDTLIGLLDDLTLPERHRPQAEAMRDRLKNGLNWYELLPILDDLATLMLAITDSGQHEFEVYLQQLNERLEAFQSNLKAASEGHADNSSAARAMDTQIREQVDGLQNSVQEAADLDDLKQVLENHLEGLLGTMDQHQKQRDAREQEVAARLKSLAERVAHMEQEALGYREHLEEQRQKALIDPLTGLPNRAAWSERLEQEMTQWQQHGNTLSLAMLDLDHFKRINDNYGHLAGDKVLKIIATVLRKRLRGTDFIARFGGEEFVLLLPATTPAVGVRLLETLRAAIEACPFHFKGERVTITISMGLAAFRPGERSDQVLKRADQALYRAKNAGRNRVEAG; the protein is encoded by the coding sequence ATGAGCGACGAAGCCCAGCGCTGGAAAGAGAAGTACCTCAAAAGCATCGAACAGCAGGAAAAGCTCGAACGTCGTTGGGACGCCCGGCTCGACCTGCTGCGCCGTGGCCTGGTGCGCAGCACCCTGGCCGCCGAAGGCACCGACCGGGTGGTCGACCAATGCATGAAAGAGATGCGCGACGTGGTGCGCACCGACGACATGGACGCCGGCCTCGCCGCCCTGCTGCCGCGCCTGGAAAAGGCCGTACTCGACTCCGAGCAACGCCGGGAGACGCGGATCAACCAGGTCAGCACCGCGCTGAATGCGCTGGTCACCCAGTTGCAGGCCTTGCCGCTGCCGCGGGAAGTCGCCCGGCCGCTGAAGAAGTTCGCCAAGCAGCTCGACGACCGCGTCGGCCAGGCCCGGGAAATGCCGCTGCTGCTCAGCGAACTCAGCGGCCTGCAGGGCAAGGCCCTGAGCCAGCTGGAGACGCCGGCGGAGCCGGGCCGGCCCGGACTGCTGCAACGCCTGTTCGGCAACCGCGACAACGACGAGCAGCCAGAGCCGGCACCGCCAATGCCGGCGGCTCCCGCTGCCGAACACACCGAGCCGCCGCACGCCCCGCCGGCCGACCTGCGACAAGAGACTGCCCCGAGCGCAGTCGCCGAACCCGAAGAGACCGCACCCGCCGGCCACCTGCCAGGGGCAAGCCTCGCCACCGAAGCGGCAGCGCCCGCACCGTTACCGAGCCCGGCCAGCTTGCCGGAGCCGGAGCCGGAGCCGGAGCCGGAAGTATTCGCCTTCACGTCGCAGGCTCCTGTCGCCGAACGCACGCCACAGGATCCCGTCGCGACGGTCATCGAAGCGGCCCCCCCCGAACCGGTTCCGGTTCCGGTTGCGCCTGCGCCTGCGCCTGCGCCAGTCGCGGTCAACCCGGACGAGCTGATCCACCCCGGCGAAAACACCGCCGCGATGATCCTCGACAGCCTGCCTCTGCCCGAGCCCATCGCCCTGGCATTGGCGGCCATCGACCCCGAACAGGCCGAGCACGACATCCTCTACGCCCTGCCGGATTCCCCTGAGCCGTCCTACAGCTCGGTGGCCCGCCACATCGAAGACACCCTGATCGGTCTGCTGGACGACCTGACGCTGCCCGAACGCCACCGCCCGCAAGCCGAGGCGATGCGCGACCGGTTGAAGAACGGCTTGAACTGGTACGAACTGCTGCCGATCCTCGACGATCTGGCGACGTTGATGCTGGCCATCACCGACAGCGGTCAGCACGAATTCGAGGTGTACCTGCAACAGCTCAACGAACGCCTCGAAGCGTTCCAGAGCAACCTCAAGGCCGCCAGCGAGGGGCACGCCGACAACAGCTCCGCCGCCCGGGCCATGGACACGCAGATCCGTGAACAGGTCGACGGCCTGCAGAACAGCGTGCAGGAAGCCGCCGACCTGGACGACCTCAAGCAAGTGCTGGAAAACCACCTGGAAGGCCTGCTGGGCACCATGGACCAGCACCAGAAGCAGCGCGACGCCCGTGAACAGGAAGTCGCCGCACGCCTCAAGAGCCTGGCCGAGCGCGTGGCCCACATGGAGCAGGAAGCGCTCGGCTACCGCGAGCACCTCGAGGAGCAACGCCAGAAGGCCCTGATCGATCCCCTCACCGGCCTGCCCAACCGCGCTGCCTGGAGCGAGCGGCTCGAGCAGGAAATGACCCAGTGGCAGCAACACGGCAACACCTTGAGCCTGGCCATGCTTGACCTCGACCACTTCAAGCGGATCAACGACAACTACGGCCACCTGGCCGGCGACAAGGTGCTGAAGATCATCGCCACGGTGCTGCGCAAACGCCTGCGCGGCACCGATTTCATCGCCCGTTTCGGCGGCGAGGAGTTTGTCCTGCTGCTGCCGGCCACCACCCCGGCGGTCGGTGTGCGGTTGCTGGAGACCTTGCGCGCGGCCATCGAGGCTTGCCCGTTCCACTTCAAGGGGGAGCGGGTCACGATCACCATTTCGATGGGATTGGCGGCGTTCCGGCCTGGAGAACGCAGCGATCAGGTGCTCAAAAGAGCCGATCAGGCGCTGTATCGGGCAAAAAACGCCGGGCGCAACCGGGTGGAGGCCGGCTGA
- a CDS encoding N-acetylmuramoyl-L-alanine amidase, protein MKFLALIVSLLVLAGCASGPRFDTSHPSANHDSRIQYVVVHYTTASLERSLQLLTHGEVSSHYLIGDDKNATIYKLMDENLRAWHAGESEWQGRTWLNSSSIGIEIVNPGFRDTPNGRVWYPYSEAQVQSLIVLLKDISQRNGISPRHIIGHSDIAPLRKLDPGPLFPWKRLAAEGLGLWPNEQAVARRQAQFDAQLPDIGWFQMQLARLGYATPQTGELDVATRHVLAAFQMHYRPSRFDGTPDAQTAALLVVLNQTK, encoded by the coding sequence ATGAAATTCCTTGCCCTCATCGTATCGCTGCTCGTGCTGGCCGGTTGCGCCAGCGGCCCGCGATTCGACACCAGCCACCCTTCGGCCAACCACGACAGCCGCATCCAGTACGTGGTGGTGCACTACACCACCGCCTCGCTGGAGCGCTCGCTGCAACTGCTGACCCACGGCGAAGTCAGCAGCCATTACCTGATCGGCGACGACAAGAACGCGACCATCTACAAACTGATGGATGAAAACCTGCGCGCCTGGCACGCCGGCGAAAGCGAGTGGCAAGGGCGCACCTGGCTGAACTCCAGCTCCATCGGCATCGAAATCGTCAACCCCGGCTTCCGGGACACCCCGAACGGCCGCGTGTGGTATCCGTACAGCGAAGCCCAGGTGCAGTCGCTGATCGTGCTGCTCAAGGACATCAGCCAACGCAACGGCATCAGCCCGCGCCACATCATCGGCCACAGCGACATCGCGCCGCTGCGCAAGCTCGATCCGGGCCCGCTCTTCCCCTGGAAGCGCTTGGCCGCCGAAGGCTTGGGCCTGTGGCCGAACGAACAGGCGGTCGCCCGGCGGCAGGCGCAGTTCGATGCGCAACTGCCGGACATCGGCTGGTTCCAGATGCAATTGGCGCGGCTGGGTTACGCCACCCCGCAGACCGGCGAGCTGGATGTGGCGACCCGCCACGTGCTCGCGGCGTTCCAGATGCATTACCGCCCTTCGCGCTTCGACGGCACGCCGGACGCGCAAACGGCAGCGTTGCTGGTGGTGCTGAACCAGACAAAATAA
- a CDS encoding EAL domain-containing protein, translated as MMVATRETLRGWFYRPWFLAMLAAVLSASLLITGGLFVAVRQVEQNESQEMNAQGARFLARLEQLFGQLRESLDDLEAQPLRSCDEEMIATLQQVTFNYRFVYEAAYMDASRICSNRPRQDALSVVRPPDIKGPTYSYWLNTTTEPDENRAALMLGRGNFRVATSRGHLTDMVDLSPGSSLLVVLDHGSRAIPVLGVPQAWPPTDHWPPKNPDALQVTQTRLIYRMPTDNPEYQLVLITPRTGMHIPELWWWMVPLCLMLGAFVGLLVFWLVRQRQSLDAELHGAIRRGELQVLYQPIFDLDSRNCVGAEALLRWRRPDGTLTSPDLFIPMAENTGQIRQMTDFVLQRLLEQLGQLLRANPQLYISVNLAACDVMVPRIGQVMARLLALHRVAARQIAFEVTERGLIDVVVARENLQALRDVGHQVLIDDFGTGYCSLAYLQTLPVDCLKIDKAFIDALGHDAASSGVAPHIIHMAQALDLKVIAEGIELESQAALLSSEGVKFGQGWLFAHALSAVQFIELITRGRRLAGRRIDDEA; from the coding sequence ATGATGGTAGCTACCCGAGAGACGTTGCGTGGCTGGTTTTATCGCCCGTGGTTTTTGGCGATGCTCGCGGCTGTCCTCAGTGCGAGCCTGCTGATCACCGGCGGGCTGTTCGTGGCGGTGCGCCAGGTCGAACAGAACGAAAGCCAGGAGATGAACGCCCAGGGCGCACGCTTCCTCGCCCGCCTCGAGCAACTGTTCGGCCAGCTGCGCGAAAGCCTCGACGACCTGGAGGCCCAACCCCTGCGCAGCTGCGACGAGGAAATGATCGCCACCCTGCAGCAGGTCACGTTCAATTACCGCTTCGTCTACGAAGCCGCCTACATGGACGCTTCGCGGATCTGCTCCAACCGTCCGCGCCAAGATGCCTTGTCGGTGGTGCGCCCGCCGGACATCAAGGGCCCGACCTACAGCTACTGGCTCAACACCACCACCGAACCCGACGAAAACCGCGCCGCCCTGATGCTCGGCCGCGGCAACTTCCGCGTGGCCACCTCCCGCGGGCACCTGACCGACATGGTCGACCTCTCGCCCGGCAGCAGCCTGCTGGTGGTGCTCGATCACGGGTCGCGGGCGATTCCGGTGCTCGGCGTGCCGCAGGCCTGGCCGCCCACCGACCACTGGCCGCCGAAGAACCCGGACGCGCTGCAGGTGACCCAGACGCGCCTGATCTACCGCATGCCCACCGACAACCCGGAGTACCAACTGGTGCTGATCACCCCGCGCACCGGCATGCACATCCCGGAGCTCTGGTGGTGGATGGTGCCGCTGTGCCTGATGCTCGGCGCCTTCGTCGGCCTGCTGGTGTTCTGGCTGGTGCGCCAGCGGCAGTCGCTGGACGCCGAGCTGCACGGCGCGATCCGCCGGGGCGAGCTGCAGGTGCTGTACCAGCCGATCTTCGACCTCGACAGCCGCAACTGCGTCGGCGCCGAAGCCCTGCTGCGCTGGCGTCGGCCGGACGGCACGCTGACCAGCCCCGACCTGTTCATCCCGATGGCTGAGAACACCGGGCAGATCCGGCAGATGACCGACTTCGTCCTGCAGCGCCTGCTGGAGCAGTTGGGCCAGTTGCTGCGGGCCAATCCGCAGCTGTACATCTCGGTGAACCTGGCGGCCTGCGACGTGATGGTGCCGCGCATCGGCCAGGTCATGGCCCGGCTGCTGGCCCTGCACCGGGTCGCGGCGCGGCAGATCGCGTTCGAGGTCACCGAACGCGGCCTGATCGACGTGGTGGTGGCGCGGGAGAACCTGCAAGCGTTGCGCGACGTCGGGCACCAAGTGCTGATCGACGATTTCGGCACCGGCTATTGCAGTCTCGCCTACCTGCAGACCCTGCCGGTGGATTGCCTGAAGATCGACAAGGCGTTCATCGATGCCCTCGGCCACGATGCCGCCAGCAGCGGGGTCGCGCCGCACATCATCCATATGGCGCAGGCGCTGGATCTGAAGGTGATCGCCGAGGGCATCGAGCTCGAGTCCCAGGCGGCGCTGCTCAGCAGCGAAGGCGTGAAGTTCGGCCAGGGCTGGCTGTTCGCCCATGCCCTGAGCGCGGTGCAGTTCATCGAGCTGATCACCCGCGGCCGGCGCCTGGCCGGGCGCCGGATCGACGACGAAGCCTAG
- a CDS encoding KinB sensor domain-containing domain — protein sequence MKLAMKLRTRLFLSISALITVALLGLLLGLVSVMQMAGSQEALVRNNFVTLDLGLKLRQTLGDQLIMMLSAKPDPVAFEASRQHYRDLLEEGIAHEAQGDDNAYGFKQAKDDYRRFMEVYDRSATSLSDSGELRERFNTLRNGLVTEHKRALDSINSVQQDARQRALLIAGLLGLVGLAVLIIGFITAHGIARRFGAPIEALAKAADSIGQGNFEVTLPISPALEMNQLTRRFGLMAEALREHQATNVDELLAGQQRLQAVLDSIDDGLLMIDREGHLEHLNPVAQRQLGWDSDRCGQGLGAALGRPELDVQLQSVLRGGTLERAPEDLSVEVDGEARLLTFSLTPVSHTQGHILGAVMVLHDVTEQRAFERVRSEFVLRASHELRTPVTGMHMAFGLFRERAKFAEDSRESDLLDTVNEEMQRLMQLINDLLNFSRYQSGLQKLSLAPCSIGDLLEQAQSRFAGAAAEKGVTLSVEVQEPLPRLQADQAQLDRVLDNLIDNALRHTARDGLIRLQARRHGERVIISVEDNGEGIAYGQQGRIFEPFVQVGRKKGGAGLGLALCKEIVQLHGGRMGVYSRPGQGTQFYMALAV from the coding sequence ATGAAGCTGGCGATGAAGTTGCGTACCCGGTTGTTCCTGAGCATTTCCGCGCTGATCACCGTGGCCTTGCTGGGTTTGCTGCTGGGCCTGGTCAGCGTGATGCAGATGGCCGGCAGCCAGGAAGCGCTGGTGCGCAACAATTTTGTCACTCTCGACCTGGGGCTCAAGCTGCGCCAGACCCTGGGCGACCAATTGATCATGATGCTGTCGGCAAAGCCCGACCCTGTGGCGTTCGAAGCCTCGCGGCAGCATTACCGCGATCTGCTGGAGGAGGGCATCGCCCACGAAGCTCAAGGCGATGACAACGCGTACGGCTTCAAACAGGCCAAGGACGATTACCGGCGCTTCATGGAGGTATATGACCGGTCGGCCACCTCCTTGAGCGACAGCGGCGAGTTGCGCGAACGATTCAACACCCTGCGCAACGGTTTGGTCACCGAACACAAGCGCGCCCTCGACAGTATCAATTCGGTGCAGCAGGACGCCCGCCAACGGGCGCTGCTGATCGCCGGCCTGCTCGGGCTGGTGGGCCTGGCGGTGCTGATCATCGGCTTCATCACCGCCCACGGGATCGCCCGGCGTTTCGGCGCCCCCATCGAGGCCCTGGCCAAAGCGGCCGACAGCATCGGCCAAGGCAATTTCGAGGTAACCCTGCCGATTTCCCCCGCCCTGGAAATGAACCAGCTGACACGGCGTTTCGGCCTGATGGCCGAAGCCCTGCGCGAGCACCAGGCCACCAACGTCGACGAGCTGCTGGCCGGCCAGCAGCGCTTGCAGGCGGTGCTCGACAGCATCGATGACGGCCTGCTGATGATCGACCGCGAAGGGCACCTGGAACACCTCAACCCGGTGGCCCAGCGGCAGTTGGGCTGGGACAGCGACCGCTGCGGGCAAGGATTGGGCGCGGCGCTGGGGCGGCCGGAGCTGGATGTCCAGCTGCAATCGGTACTGCGGGGCGGCACGCTGGAGCGCGCGCCGGAGGATCTGAGCGTCGAAGTCGATGGCGAAGCGCGGCTGCTGACGTTCAGCCTGACCCCGGTCAGCCACACCCAGGGCCATATCCTCGGGGCGGTGATGGTGCTGCACGATGTGACCGAGCAGCGTGCGTTCGAACGGGTCCGCAGTGAATTCGTCCTGCGCGCGTCCCATGAGCTGCGCACGCCGGTCACCGGCATGCACATGGCGTTCGGCCTGTTCCGCGAGCGGGCGAAGTTCGCCGAGGATTCCCGGGAATCCGACCTGCTGGACACGGTCAACGAAGAAATGCAGCGCCTGATGCAACTGATCAACGACCTGCTCAACTTCTCGCGCTACCAGAGCGGTTTGCAGAAGCTGTCGCTGGCGCCGTGCTCGATCGGGGATCTGCTGGAGCAGGCGCAATCGCGTTTTGCCGGCGCGGCGGCCGAGAAAGGCGTGACCCTGAGCGTCGAGGTGCAGGAGCCGTTGCCGCGGTTGCAGGCCGACCAGGCGCAGCTGGATCGGGTGCTGGACAACCTGATCGACAACGCCTTGCGCCACACCGCCCGCGACGGCTTGATCCGCCTCCAGGCCCGTCGCCACGGCGAGCGGGTGATCATCAGCGTCGAGGACAACGGCGAAGGCATCGCCTACGGTCAGCAGGGACGGATCTTCGAACCGTTCGTCCAGGTCGGGCGCAAGAAGGGCGGCGCGGGGCTGGGCCTGGCGCTGTGCAAGGAAATCGTCCAGTTGCATGGCGGCCGGATGGGCGTCTATTCGCGGCCGGGGCAGGGCACGCAGTTCTACATGGCGTTGGCGGTCTAG